The following coding sequences are from one Arcobacter nitrofigilis DSM 7299 window:
- a CDS encoding copper chaperone PCu(A)C, whose product MKKFLLLALLSASTLFASNIEVKDAYVRATPPGLPNSAAFMTIENKTDKNIALVKATSDVSKVVELHTHSMTDGVMKMYQVPKIDIPANGETALKPGGFHVMLIGLHKPLKEKENVTITLDFSNGENKTITIPVKTVMDGMMKKDMKKSMKKGMSCGTGKCGSN is encoded by the coding sequence ATGAAAAAATTTCTTCTTTTAGCACTACTTAGTGCATCAACACTATTTGCTTCAAATATTGAAGTTAAAGATGCATATGTTAGAGCAACACCTCCTGGACTTCCAAATTCGGCTGCGTTTATGACTATTGAAAATAAAACAGATAAAAATATAGCTCTTGTAAAAGCTACATCTGATGTTTCAAAGGTTGTTGAACTTCATACACATAGTATGACAGATGGTGTAATGAAGATGTACCAAGTTCCTAAAATTGATATTCCTGCAAATGGAGAAACAGCACTTAAACCAGGTGGATTTCATGTTATGTTAATAGGACTTCATAAGCCATTAAAAGAAAAAGAAAATGTAACTATTACTCTTGATTTTTCAAATGGAGAAAATAAAACTATAACTATTCCTGTAAAAACTGTAATGGATGGAATGATGAAAAAAGATATGAAAAAGAGTATGAAAAAAGGTATGAGCTGTGGTACAGGAAAATGTGGAAGTAATTAA
- the nhaA gene encoding Na+/H+ antiporter NhaA — MIKKLVTLDKFINKEALSGILLFLATVAAVIVANSSLGQAYYDLWHMPLGINLGEHSISMTLTYWIDDALMALFFLMVGLEIKREMLVGELSSVSKALFPIIAALGGMIIPALIYVALNTNNPLGFGIPMATDIAFALGILMLLGKRVNPALKLFLVALAVVDDLGAVLVVATVYTSEIHTEYFLHAGVIYALIWALNIKGVTKLLPYLILGIALWIYIHAIGIHATVAGVLLAFAIPIRSKIGENAFIEDTKKDIVEFENHIDPVPILNHHQIDALENIADSYDKVQNPLMRLEHSLHGLSAYFIMPLFAFSNAGVLIDFSGINANLMIVLGVVFGLIIGKPIGIFGFTYLATKLKLVKKPDTISWYEIVAVGFLGGIGFTMSIFITHLAFVDESIISAVKLGIFVASFIAAVIGVLLITLKKDLTQN; from the coding sequence ATGATTAAAAAACTTGTCACTTTAGACAAATTTATAAATAAAGAAGCCCTTAGTGGAATACTTCTTTTTTTAGCAACAGTAGCAGCGGTAATAGTTGCTAATTCTAGTTTAGGACAAGCATATTATGACTTATGGCATATGCCATTAGGAATAAACTTAGGTGAACATAGTATTTCTATGACTTTAACTTATTGGATTGATGATGCACTTATGGCACTATTCTTTTTAATGGTTGGATTAGAGATAAAAAGAGAGATGTTAGTAGGGGAACTTTCATCTGTAAGTAAAGCTTTGTTTCCAATTATTGCAGCACTTGGAGGAATGATTATTCCTGCACTTATTTATGTGGCATTAAACACTAATAATCCATTAGGATTTGGTATTCCAATGGCTACAGATATTGCATTTGCTTTGGGTATTTTGATGCTTTTAGGAAAACGAGTAAATCCAGCATTAAAACTATTTTTAGTAGCACTTGCAGTTGTTGATGACTTAGGTGCTGTTTTAGTAGTTGCTACTGTGTATACAAGTGAAATACATACTGAGTATTTTTTACATGCGGGTGTAATTTATGCTTTAATTTGGGCTTTAAATATAAAAGGTGTAACTAAATTATTACCTTATTTAATTCTTGGTATTGCTTTATGGATTTATATTCATGCAATTGGAATTCATGCAACTGTTGCAGGTGTTTTATTAGCCTTTGCTATTCCTATAAGATCAAAGATTGGTGAAAATGCATTTATTGAAGATACAAAAAAAGATATAGTCGAATTTGAAAATCATATTGACCCTGTACCTATTTTAAACCATCATCAAATTGATGCTTTGGAAAATATTGCGGATAGCTATGATAAAGTACAAAATCCTCTTATGAGATTAGAACATAGTTTACATGGTCTTTCTGCATACTTTATTATGCCTTTATTTGCATTTTCAAATGCAGGAGTACTAATAGATTTTTCTGGAATAAATGCAAACTTAATGATTGTATTAGGTGTTGTATTTGGTTTAATTATTGGAAAACCAATAGGAATATTTGGATTTACATATCTAGCAACTAAACTAAAACTAGTAAAAAAACCAGATACTATCTCATGGTATGAAATCGTTGCAGTTGGATTTTTAGGAGGAATCGGATTTACAATGTCTATTTTCATAACTCACCTTGCCTTTGTTGATGAAAGTATAATTTCTGCTGTTAAATTAGGAATATTTGTAGCTTCGTTTATTGCAGCTGTAATTGGTGTATTATTAATTACTTTGAAAAAAGATTTAACACAAAATTAA
- a CDS encoding Fur family transcriptional regulator, with protein sequence MDNINELFQDRNIKLTTSRKAILEVLSNSSKPLCYEEIKFSINMDKATFYRNITKFEEENIIDSFESNDKKRYFEMKKSKHAHFICTNCSKIECLHEDFNFKLINHKIENIIIKGICPNCL encoded by the coding sequence ATGGACAATATAAACGAATTATTTCAAGATAGAAATATTAAACTTACAACCTCGAGAAAAGCGATATTAGAAGTACTATCTAACTCTTCTAAACCTTTGTGTTATGAAGAAATAAAATTTTCAATCAATATGGATAAAGCTACTTTTTACAGAAATATCACTAAATTTGAAGAAGAAAATATTATTGATTCTTTTGAATCAAATGATAAAAAAAGATATTTTGAAATGAAAAAAAGTAAGCATGCACACTTTATATGTACTAATTGTTCTAAAATAGAATGCCTTCATGAGGACTTTAACTTTAAATTAATAAATCACAAAATCGAGAATATAATTATAAAAGGAATATGTCCAAATTGTTTATAA
- a CDS encoding metal ABC transporter solute-binding protein, Zn/Mn family, translating into MKKIFYIFLIICSSLYAQKTVTVSILPQKYFVEKIAKDKVKINVMVQPGFSPATYEPKTSQMKALMNSDIYFSIGVPFEESWLSKFRSINKNMLLVDTSKGIKKNKMLGHHHHDEAGHEEHHHEEESLDPHIWLDPILVKTQAKNILDALIKVDGANRKFYYDNYKSFLVELDSLNTKLANILKGIKGKKFMVFHPSWGYFAKRYGLEQEAVEKEGKDPKPKEMIALIDEAKDEGIKVLFVAPQFSKTAATTIAENIGGSVIEIDPLSYKWEDSLIDISKKLVNTYK; encoded by the coding sequence ATGAAAAAAATCTTTTATATATTTTTAATAATATGCTCATCGCTTTACGCACAAAAAACTGTTACTGTAAGTATCTTACCTCAAAAGTATTTTGTAGAAAAAATAGCAAAAGATAAAGTAAAAATAAATGTTATGGTTCAACCTGGTTTTTCACCTGCTACATATGAACCAAAAACTTCTCAAATGAAAGCGCTAATGAATTCTGATATATATTTTTCTATTGGTGTTCCTTTTGAAGAGTCTTGGTTAAGTAAATTTAGAAGTATAAATAAAAACATGTTACTTGTAGATACTTCAAAAGGTATTAAAAAAAATAAAATGCTTGGACATCATCACCATGATGAAGCTGGACATGAAGAGCATCATCATGAAGAAGAATCTTTAGACCCACATATTTGGTTAGATCCAATATTAGTAAAAACACAAGCAAAGAATATTTTAGATGCCCTAATAAAAGTTGATGGGGCTAATAGAAAATTTTATTATGATAATTATAAAAGCTTTTTAGTAGAGCTTGATAGTTTAAATACTAAATTGGCTAATATCTTAAAAGGGATAAAAGGTAAAAAGTTTATGGTTTTTCATCCTTCTTGGGGGTATTTTGCTAAAAGATATGGTTTAGAGCAAGAGGCAGTTGAAAAAGAGGGCAAAGATCCTAAACCAAAAGAGATGATAGCTTTAATTGATGAGGCAAAAGATGAGGGGATAAAAGTACTATTTGTAGCTCCTCAATTTTCAAAGACTGCAGCAACTACAATTGCTGAAAATATTGGTGGAAGTGTTATTGAAATAGATCCTTTATCATATAAATGGGAAGATAGTTTAATTGATATTTCAAAAAAATTGGTTAATACGTATAAATGA
- a CDS encoding nickel/cobalt transporter — MMKLILTLLFLTQAVFGCALCAVYSPKTRVVLDVKASDTLIKEIDVKWIVTKAFTKTLNNVYDTNLNNKLDKDELENVKIAFRNYVEPRDFLVNISYGKKINKLRSNRIKVNDLRVDVENGLLHIRYKILLDYKLVKDDILYFNTNDKEGYFIVTIAENAVKYDPTVFKKETIDTNSVSFKIIKDIKVQKKEEITPTKKVEVKEKIKETPKNVDENYLTIFSKKIKQNLLQIDKGNTFALITLLFISFIYGIIHAMGPGHGKSLAFSYFMSNKSSYTRAFIISQLAAFIHIIGALILVLISVFLISTFLNSFVDDSIKMITKLTAVFIMLLAVFILYKKIKNKNSSCPTCCAHHGHEHTHEHNHDHDHEHAHEDEKKMKKQDLFFVLTAGIIPCPGTVVLFLYAFVLKTYFAVILASFAISLGMGLVIFASSFLSLNLNKVSSKVEKVKNIIEIASPIFIFVLGLLLFFNVNVI; from the coding sequence ATGATGAAGCTAATACTTACTCTTCTTTTTTTAACTCAAGCAGTTTTTGGATGTGCCTTATGTGCAGTATATTCACCAAAAACTAGAGTTGTTCTTGATGTAAAGGCAAGTGATACTTTAATAAAAGAAATTGATGTAAAGTGGATTGTTACAAAAGCTTTTACAAAGACTTTAAATAATGTTTATGATACTAATTTAAATAATAAATTAGATAAAGATGAATTAGAAAATGTAAAAATAGCTTTTCGTAACTATGTTGAACCAAGAGATTTTTTAGTAAATATTTCTTATGGAAAAAAGATAAATAAACTAAGATCAAACAGAATAAAAGTAAATGATTTAAGAGTTGATGTTGAAAATGGGCTTTTACATATAAGATATAAAATATTGTTAGATTACAAATTAGTAAAAGATGATATTTTATATTTCAATACAAACGATAAAGAGGGTTATTTTATAGTTACAATTGCAGAAAATGCTGTAAAATATGACCCTACTGTATTTAAAAAAGAGACAATTGATACAAATAGTGTAAGTTTTAAAATTATCAAAGATATAAAAGTTCAAAAGAAAGAAGAAATTACTCCCACAAAAAAAGTTGAAGTAAAAGAGAAGATAAAAGAAACACCTAAAAATGTAGATGAGAACTATTTAACAATATTTTCAAAAAAAATAAAACAAAATCTCTTACAAATAGATAAAGGTAATACTTTTGCATTAATAACACTTCTATTTATATCTTTTATTTATGGAATTATTCATGCTATGGGACCAGGTCATGGAAAATCATTGGCATTCTCATATTTTATGAGTAATAAAAGCTCTTATACAAGGGCTTTCATTATCTCACAATTAGCAGCATTTATTCATATAATAGGAGCCTTAATTCTTGTATTAATATCAGTATTTTTAATATCTACTTTTTTAAATAGTTTTGTTGATGATTCAATAAAAATGATTACTAAATTAACTGCTGTGTTTATTATGTTATTAGCTGTATTTATTTTGTATAAAAAAATAAAAAATAAAAACTCTTCTTGTCCTACTTGTTGTGCACATCATGGGCATGAGCACACTCATGAACATAATCACGACCACGACCATGAACATGCTCATGAAGATGAGAAAAAGATGAAAAAACAAGATTTATTTTTTGTTTTAACAGCAGGAATTATTCCTTGTCCTGGTACTGTTGTATTATTTTTATATGCCTTTGTATTAAAAACTTATTTTGCAGTTATATTAGCTTCTTTTGCCATTAGTTTAGGTATGGGATTAGTTATCTTTGCTTCTTCATTTTTAAGTTTAAATTTGAACAAAGTATCAAGTAAAGTTGAAAAGGTAAAAAATATAATAGAAATAGCTTCTCCTATATTTATTTTTGTTTTAGGTTTATTACTATTTTTTAATGTAAATGTAATATAA
- a CDS encoding methyl-accepting chemotaxis protein, translating to MPTISTNRKLLFFPLLFLIIIIISGLTNSYFSAKAKLSINTAMEIDKIIIRVLHARITSKQFSSDLDEDTADMVIGSFKNLYKDVSGLKNININFLHKDSKQIDELLKDIKKYQTIFEKYSTTKMDNLDNGITTDSNELQSMSGVMISTVQSIEGGLNEIHNQAMSFKERSLYLQDIVLIVLASVSILVFSLISFIISRTIVRSLKNFRTGLISFFSYLNKETEEIELLDDKNKDEFGEMAKVVNASIINTKKGIEEDNLLINEVINILDKFEQGDLSQRIYKSSNNPSLDVLKNVLNKMGDNLEKNIDNILSVLEKYTQHNYLEQVNTNNLQEHLLKLAMGVNNLGTSITEMLIENKRNGLTLDESSDMLLINVNKLNLSSNEAAASLEETAAAIVQITGNIRNNTDNIAKMSQLSINVTNSANEGEHLANKTTIAMDDINKQVSSINEAISVIDQIAFQTNILSLNAAVEAATAGEAGKGFAVVAQEVRNLATRSAEAAKEIKNIVQIATSKANEGKEIADNMINGYKNLNEDITQTISLISDIEFASKEQLSGIEQINDAVTMLDSQTQENASIASETNEIAMITDEISKLVVSNANEKEFIGKDDVKGRKRKKMKKIKEHSESSSKTNEIDDTWESI from the coding sequence ATGCCAACAATTTCTACAAATAGAAAGCTTCTTTTTTTCCCTTTACTCTTTCTAATTATTATTATAATTTCTGGATTAACCAATAGTTATTTTTCTGCTAAAGCTAAATTAAGCATAAATACTGCAATGGAAATCGATAAAATTATAATTCGAGTTTTACATGCAAGAATTACCTCTAAACAATTTTCAAGTGACCTTGATGAAGATACTGCTGATATGGTAATAGGATCTTTTAAGAATTTATATAAAGATGTAAGTGGATTAAAAAATATTAATATAAACTTTTTGCATAAAGACTCTAAACAAATTGATGAATTACTTAAGGATATCAAAAAATACCAAACTATATTTGAAAAATATTCAACAACAAAAATGGATAACCTTGATAATGGTATCACTACTGATTCAAATGAACTCCAATCCATGTCAGGAGTAATGATAAGTACTGTTCAATCTATAGAAGGCGGGCTAAATGAAATACATAATCAAGCTATGTCATTTAAAGAAAGATCTTTATACCTTCAAGATATTGTACTAATTGTATTAGCTAGTGTTTCTATACTTGTATTTAGTTTGATATCTTTTATAATCTCAAGAACAATTGTTAGGTCATTAAAAAACTTTAGAACTGGACTAATATCATTTTTTTCATACCTAAATAAAGAAACTGAGGAAATAGAACTTCTTGATGATAAAAACAAAGATGAGTTTGGAGAAATGGCAAAAGTAGTCAATGCTAGTATTATTAATACAAAAAAAGGTATTGAAGAGGATAATTTATTAATTAATGAAGTAATAAATATTTTAGATAAGTTTGAACAAGGAGATTTATCACAAAGAATTTATAAAAGTTCAAATAATCCTTCACTTGATGTACTAAAAAACGTATTAAATAAAATGGGAGATAATCTTGAAAAAAATATTGATAATATTTTAAGTGTATTAGAAAAGTATACTCAACACAATTATTTAGAACAAGTTAATACAAACAATTTACAAGAACATCTATTAAAGTTAGCAATGGGTGTAAATAATCTAGGTACATCTATAACTGAAATGTTAATTGAGAATAAAAGAAATGGATTAACATTAGATGAGAGTTCAGATATGTTGCTTATAAATGTAAATAAACTAAATCTTAGTTCCAATGAAGCAGCAGCATCATTAGAAGAAACAGCAGCGGCAATTGTACAAATTACAGGAAATATAAGAAATAACACGGACAATATTGCAAAGATGTCACAGCTATCTATCAATGTAACAAATTCTGCTAATGAAGGAGAACATTTAGCAAATAAAACAACAATAGCAATGGATGACATAAATAAACAAGTATCCTCAATAAATGAAGCAATTAGTGTTATTGACCAAATTGCATTTCAAACAAATATTCTTTCACTTAATGCAGCAGTAGAAGCTGCAACTGCTGGAGAGGCAGGGAAAGGTTTTGCCGTAGTTGCACAAGAAGTGCGAAATCTTGCAACAAGAAGTGCAGAAGCAGCAAAAGAGATAAAAAACATAGTTCAAATAGCTACATCTAAAGCAAATGAAGGTAAAGAAATAGCAGATAATATGATAAATGGTTATAAAAATCTAAATGAAGATATCACTCAAACAATAAGTCTAATATCTGATATTGAGTTTGCAAGTAAAGAACAATTAAGTGGTATTGAACAAATTAATGATGCTGTTACAATGTTAGATAGTCAAACCCAAGAAAATGCTTCTATCGCTTCTGAAACAAATGAAATAGCAATGATTACAGATGAGATATCTAAATTAGTTGTAAGTAATGCCAATGAAAAAGAATTTATTGGAAAAGATGATGTAAAAGGTAGAAAAAGAAAGAAAATGAAAAAGATAAAAGAACATTCAGAAAGTAGTAGTAAAACAAATGAAATAGATGATACATGGGAGAGTATTTAA
- a CDS encoding HAMP domain-containing methyl-accepting chemotaxis protein has protein sequence MKIKYKIIGSFLVLIVLTIISSVYVSNNIFHLEKSVKNLSQRDFTGVTVLLEADRDSYQSNVALSQTVNLLGITNLLEADRDSYQSNAALAQIIGAPDHSKTKELIDNGVNNNIKQVKQRYEKFKELLSKLMPQNSAKFVEFENLYTKTDDNTKKLVQMIKDNDYKSAQVFYFNTYLNDYEKMRDLIDFFTEESYKVIAQEEKSTITLIESSLATFVIITILSIILAIIFTFLLSRNINKSINNFKDGLLDFFKYLNKEESSVELLDTSAKDEIAAIAQIVNENITNTKSLLEKDDLLINDVKRVVELVKTGDISKKIEKSTHNKGLEELKTIFNEMIQIISENISNDTNAIEKALQEYQKLNFRHRITTATGKTVDGLNTLAKIINEMLVENKANGLTLQKSSSELLSKVDLISRSSNEAAASIEETAAALEEITSNISSNTQNVIAMSNNANDLKKSANEGEELASQTTVAMDSINEQVTAINDAISIIDQIAFQTNILSLNAAVEAATAGEAGKGFAVVAQEVRNLASRSAEAAKEIKSLVENATTKANDGKAISDKMIKGYLGLNENISKTLELIGGVESASKEQQMGIEQINSAVGLLDRQTQQNASIANQTKDIADETQYIANEIVRDADEKEFEGKESVKSKNVDINSKTLSTSSNPKVEKPKIEKPKEEKQKEKVKEKEPITPKVQSHNKAQVITSNSKNDDEWESF, from the coding sequence ATGAAAATTAAATACAAAATAATAGGATCTTTTCTTGTCTTAATTGTTTTGACAATAATATCAAGTGTATATGTTTCAAATAATATATTTCACTTAGAAAAGAGTGTAAAAAATCTTAGTCAAAGAGACTTTACGGGGGTTACAGTACTTTTAGAGGCAGATAGAGATTCTTATCAATCAAATGTTGCTCTTTCTCAAACAGTTAATTTACTTGGAATAACTAATTTATTAGAAGCAGATAGAGATTCTTATCAATCAAATGCAGCTTTAGCACAAATAATTGGTGCACCTGATCATTCAAAAACAAAAGAATTAATAGATAATGGTGTAAATAATAATATAAAACAGGTAAAACAAAGATATGAAAAGTTTAAAGAACTTTTATCTAAATTAATGCCCCAAAATAGTGCAAAGTTTGTAGAATTTGAGAATTTGTATACAAAAACAGATGATAATACTAAAAAATTAGTTCAAATGATAAAAGACAATGATTATAAAAGTGCACAAGTTTTCTATTTCAATACTTATTTGAATGATTATGAAAAAATGAGAGACTTGATTGACTTTTTTACAGAAGAATCTTATAAAGTAATTGCACAAGAAGAAAAATCAACAATAACTCTAATTGAAAGTTCCTTAGCTACTTTTGTAATTATTACTATTTTAAGTATAATACTAGCAATTATTTTTACATTTTTACTTAGTAGAAATATCAATAAATCTATCAACAATTTTAAAGATGGTTTATTAGATTTCTTTAAATACTTAAATAAAGAAGAATCAAGTGTAGAATTATTAGACACAAGTGCAAAGGATGAAATAGCTGCAATTGCTCAAATTGTAAATGAAAACATTACAAATACTAAATCTCTTTTAGAAAAAGATGATTTATTAATCAATGATGTTAAAAGGGTAGTTGAACTTGTAAAAACTGGTGATATTAGTAAAAAAATAGAAAAAAGTACTCATAATAAAGGTTTAGAAGAATTAAAAACTATTTTTAATGAAATGATACAAATTATTTCTGAAAATATTTCTAATGATACAAATGCTATAGAAAAAGCATTACAAGAGTATCAAAAATTAAACTTTAGACATAGAATTACAACAGCAACTGGTAAAACTGTTGATGGCTTAAATACCTTAGCAAAAATAATTAATGAAATGTTAGTTGAAAATAAAGCAAATGGTTTGACCCTTCAAAAAAGTTCAAGTGAATTATTATCAAAAGTTGATTTGATAAGTCGTTCATCAAATGAAGCTGCTGCTAGTATAGAAGAGACGGCTGCTGCATTAGAAGAAATCACTTCAAATATTTCATCAAATACACAAAATGTAATTGCAATGTCAAATAATGCAAATGATCTTAAAAAATCTGCAAATGAAGGGGAAGAACTTGCTTCTCAAACTACTGTAGCAATGGATAGTATAAATGAACAAGTTACAGCAATAAATGATGCAATTTCTATCATTGACCAAATAGCATTTCAGACAAATATTCTTTCTCTTAATGCAGCTGTTGAAGCAGCAACTGCAGGAGAAGCTGGTAAAGGATTTGCAGTTGTTGCTCAAGAAGTGAGAAACCTAGCATCAAGAAGTGCAGAAGCTGCTAAAGAAATCAAGTCTTTAGTTGAAAATGCCACAACAAAAGCAAATGATGGTAAAGCTATCTCTGATAAAATGATTAAAGGATATTTAGGATTAAATGAAAATATTTCCAAAACATTAGAGTTAATTGGTGGAGTTGAATCAGCAAGTAAAGAACAACAAATGGGTATTGAACAAATCAATAGTGCTGTTGGCTTACTAGATAGACAAACTCAACAAAATGCATCAATTGCAAATCAAACTAAAGATATAGCTGATGAAACACAATATATCGCAAATGAGATTGTAAGAGATGCAGATGAAAAAGAGTTTGAAGGTAAAGAGAGTGTAAAAAGTAAAAATGTTGATATAAACTCTAAAACATTATCAACATCTTCAAATCCAAAAGTTGAGAAACCAAAAATTGAGAAACCAAAAGAAGAAAAACAAAAGGAAAAAGTTAAAGAAAAAGAGCCTATAACACCAAAAGTTCAATCTCATAACAAAGCTCAAGTAATAACTTCAAATAGTAAAAATGATGACGAATGGGAGAGTTTTTAA
- a CDS encoding protein adenylyltransferase SelO, with translation MKLNNIKLNNDYFEFDEKFYQKINPTPLNNPHLISYNKLMFDEIALDYDEANSKDFLKFINGEKLLIGSEPYASAYAGHQFGYFVPQLGDGRAINLGKVGTWHLQTKGSGLTRYSRQGDGRAVLRSSIREYIISEAMHALNIPTTRVLALIGSTHPVHRYYGVVETGSIVLRMSPSWIRIGTFEYFARSKGAKENVKQLADYVIKNSYAHLINDENKYEKMYYEMVDKTAILMAKWQAYGFMHGVMNTDNFSMAGLSIDYGPFAFMDYFNINQICNHTDSEGRYSYLNQPYVAKWNLEVLANSLKIICELDKLNEYLKTYFHIQEKEYLTLMTQRLGLDIHKSSDSYATLVISLLKVLQTSKTDYNQFFYELSKCKNSEEIRKVIDISIYRQALDKWLEDYIELREFENEDFEKVQERMKKVNPKYVIKNYMLQEAIDKAEEGDFTLVNELLNIAQNPYDEHKEYERYSKATPLEFSNIKLSCSS, from the coding sequence ATGAAATTAAATAACATAAAATTAAATAATGACTACTTTGAATTTGATGAAAAATTTTATCAAAAAATTAATCCAACTCCACTAAATAATCCCCACTTAATCTCTTATAATAAACTTATGTTTGATGAAATAGCTTTAGATTATGATGAGGCTAATAGTAAAGATTTTCTAAAGTTTATAAATGGTGAAAAACTACTTATTGGTTCAGAACCTTATGCAAGTGCATATGCTGGACACCAATTTGGTTATTTTGTACCCCAATTAGGTGATGGTAGAGCAATAAATCTGGGGAAAGTAGGTACTTGGCATCTTCAAACAAAGGGTTCTGGCTTAACTCGTTATTCAAGACAAGGTGATGGTAGAGCAGTTTTAAGGTCTTCAATTCGTGAATATATTATCTCAGAAGCTATGCATGCTTTAAATATTCCAACCACTAGGGTACTTGCTCTTATTGGTTCTACTCATCCAGTTCATCGGTATTATGGAGTAGTTGAAACAGGATCAATTGTACTAAGAATGTCCCCATCTTGGATTAGAATAGGGACATTTGAATATTTTGCAAGAAGTAAAGGGGCAAAAGAAAATGTTAAACAACTTGCAGATTATGTTATAAAAAACTCTTATGCTCACTTAATTAATGATGAAAATAAATATGAAAAGATGTATTATGAGATGGTTGATAAAACTGCTATTTTAATGGCTAAGTGGCAAGCTTATGGTTTTATGCATGGTGTAATGAATACAGATAATTTTTCAATGGCAGGACTAAGTATAGATTATGGGCCTTTTGCTTTTATGGATTACTTTAATATTAATCAGATTTGTAACCACACTGATAGTGAAGGAAGATACTCTTATCTCAATCAACCATACGTTGCAAAATGGAATTTAGAAGTTTTGGCTAATAGTTTAAAAATAATTTGTGAGCTGGATAAATTAAATGAGTATTTAAAAACGTATTTCCATATTCAAGAAAAAGAGTATTTAACTCTTATGACACAACGACTTGGACTAGATATACATAAAAGTAGTGATTCTTATGCTACTTTGGTTATATCACTTTTGAAAGTTTTACAAACATCTAAAACAGATTATAATCAGTTTTTTTATGAATTAAGTAAGTGTAAAAACAGTGAGGAGATTAGGAAAGTAATTGATATATCTATTTATAGACAAGCTTTAGATAAATGGCTTGAAGATTATATAGAGTTAAGAGAGTTTGAGAATGAAGATTTTGAAAAAGTTCAAGAGAGAATGAAAAAAGTAAATCCAAAATATGTGATTAAAAACTATATGCTTCAAGAAGCTATTGATAAAGCAGAAGAGGGTGATTTTACTTTAGTAAATGAATTATTAAATATTGCACAAAATCCATATGATGAGCATAAAGAGTATGAAAGATACTCAAAAGCTACACCATTAGAATTTTCAAATATAAAACTTAGCTGTTCTTCATAA
- a CDS encoding YceI family protein, which translates to MKKIFLALLLSLGLVCSLNAYELNGKLAVKWTGFKTEKKVPVSGTFNEIKADIKSSDNLSTFLKSAMVTIQTSSLESKNPVRNKNITSTLFSLVSAKEIKGTITKVNESTKELTLKLTMNEVSKSIPMEYEMSNGNIVAKGSIDILDFGMKNSFMAFSKKCAAFHQNKSFSTVDIEFTIPYK; encoded by the coding sequence ATGAAAAAGATTTTTTTAGCTTTACTGTTATCGCTTGGATTAGTTTGTTCATTAAATGCTTATGAATTAAATGGAAAATTAGCTGTAAAATGGACAGGATTTAAAACAGAAAAAAAGGTTCCTGTTTCTGGTACTTTTAATGAAATAAAAGCAGATATAAAATCATCTGATAATTTATCTACTTTTCTAAAAAGTGCTATGGTTACAATTCAAACTAGTTCTTTAGAGTCTAAGAATCCAGTAAGAAATAAAAATATAACTTCTACATTATTTTCACTTGTAAGTGCAAAAGAAATAAAAGGAACAATTACAAAAGTTAACGAATCTACAAAAGAATTGACACTAAAGCTTACAATGAATGAAGTGTCTAAATCTATCCCTATGGAATATGAAATGTCAAATGGAAATATAGTTGCAAAAGGAAGTATTGATATTTTGGATTTTGGAATGAAAAATTCATTTATGGCTTTTAGCAAAAAATGTGCTGCTTTTCACCAAAACAAATCATTCTCTACTGTTGATATTGAATTTACTATTCCGTATAAATAG